The proteins below are encoded in one region of Streptomyces roseirectus:
- a CDS encoding histidine phosphatase family protein: MSHEQEPHSTTRVLLVRHGQSHASVKKLIAGVRTCPGLTEQGREQAARLAARLTAEPARPHALLTSPVRRARETAEILADGLGSGTPVVEPEARELDFGAADGLSIAEYERVHGAFDMTAYPDRPFAPGGETWNRFRTRAGRVVDGLLSRHRGQTVLVVCHAGFIVAAMSALVDALPPVLFTDSTPAATSVNEFVHDGSGWRLARFDDARHLEPAV, encoded by the coding sequence ATGTCGCACGAACAGGAACCGCACTCCACGACCCGGGTACTGCTGGTTCGGCACGGCCAGTCGCACGCCAGCGTGAAGAAGCTGATCGCCGGGGTCCGTACCTGTCCCGGTCTCACCGAGCAGGGGCGTGAACAGGCCGCCCGGCTCGCGGCACGGCTGACGGCCGAACCGGCGCGGCCGCACGCGCTGCTGACCAGCCCGGTGCGCAGAGCCCGCGAGACCGCCGAGATCCTGGCGGACGGGCTGGGGTCCGGGACGCCGGTCGTCGAGCCGGAGGCGCGGGAACTCGACTTCGGGGCGGCGGACGGGCTGTCCATCGCCGAGTACGAGCGGGTGCACGGGGCGTTCGACATGACCGCGTATCCCGACCGTCCGTTCGCGCCCGGCGGTGAGACGTGGAACCGGTTCCGGACGCGGGCCGGCCGTGTCGTCGACGGGCTTCTCTCCCGGCACCGGGGTCAGACGGTGCTTGTGGTGTGTCACGCGGGGTTCATCGTGGCGGCGATGTCCGCGTTGGTGGACGCTCTGCCGCCGGTGCTGTTCACGGATTCGACGCCTGCCGCGACCTCGGTCAACGAGTTCGTCCACGACGGGTCGGGGTGGCGGCTGGCCCGGTTCGACGACGCGCGCCACCTCGAACCGGCCGTGTGA
- the rsgA gene encoding ribosome small subunit-dependent GTPase A, with amino-acid sequence MTASTASHPLGRYGWTDVWAADFAPHEAGGLRPGRVVRVDRGSCEIVTTAEDGRVVIGRAGVGPVASADPLLAPCTGDWVALDAEQGVVRVLLPRRTAFVRAVSSQRSDGQVLAANIDQVLIAVSLADELDLGRVERFLALAWESGGQPVVVLTKADLVPDPVTRSYLVEDTERAAPGARVLAVSAATGQGMDALAALLDGTAALLGVSGAGKSTLANALTGADAQRVDATRDSDGKGRHTTTTRDLLPLPGGGVLIDTPGLRGVGLWEADHGVAQAFTDVESLARDCRFPDCSHGAEPGCAVLAAVEEGELPLRRLENYHKLLRENERIAARSDARLNAELLRSWKRKKALGRHMMERKRGPQQ; translated from the coding sequence TTGACCGCGTCCACTGCCTCTCATCCGCTCGGCCGGTACGGCTGGACCGACGTGTGGGCCGCCGACTTCGCTCCGCATGAGGCCGGCGGACTTCGGCCCGGCAGGGTGGTGCGGGTCGACCGGGGGAGCTGCGAGATCGTCACGACGGCCGAGGACGGGCGGGTGGTGATCGGGAGGGCGGGCGTCGGGCCCGTGGCCTCCGCCGATCCCTTGCTCGCCCCCTGTACCGGGGACTGGGTGGCGCTCGACGCGGAGCAGGGGGTCGTCCGGGTGCTGCTGCCGCGGCGCACGGCGTTCGTGAGGGCGGTCTCCTCGCAGCGCTCCGACGGTCAGGTCCTGGCGGCCAACATCGACCAGGTGCTCATCGCCGTCTCGCTCGCGGACGAGCTGGACCTCGGGCGGGTCGAGCGGTTCCTCGCCCTGGCGTGGGAGAGCGGCGGGCAGCCGGTGGTGGTCCTCACGAAGGCCGACCTGGTGCCCGACCCGGTGACACGGTCCTACCTCGTCGAGGACACGGAGCGGGCGGCCCCCGGAGCACGCGTGCTGGCCGTCAGCGCGGCCACGGGACAGGGCATGGACGCCCTCGCGGCCCTCCTCGACGGCACCGCGGCCCTCCTCGGCGTGTCCGGCGCCGGCAAGTCGACCCTCGCCAACGCGCTCACGGGAGCCGACGCGCAGCGGGTCGACGCCACGCGGGACAGCGACGGCAAGGGACGGCACACGACGACGACCCGCGACCTGTTGCCGTTGCCGGGCGGCGGTGTCCTGATCGACACCCCGGGACTGCGCGGAGTGGGCCTGTGGGAGGCGGACCACGGCGTCGCCCAGGCATTCACCGACGTGGAGTCCCTTGCCCGGGACTGTCGTTTCCCCGACTGCTCGCACGGTGCCGAGCCCGGATGCGCGGTGCTCGCGGCCGTCGAGGAGGGCGAACTGCCCCTGCGGCGGCTGGAGAACTACCACAAGCTGCTCCGCGAGAACGAGCGGATCGCCGCCCGGAGCGACGCGCGGCTGAACGCGGAACTCCTGCGGAGCTGGAAGCGGAAGAAGGCGCTGGGCCGCCACATGATGGAACGCAAGCGCGGCCCGCAGCAGTGA